One genomic segment of Hordeum vulgare subsp. vulgare chromosome 2H, MorexV3_pseudomolecules_assembly, whole genome shotgun sequence includes these proteins:
- the LOC123426907 gene encoding ran guanine nucleotide release factor-like, which translates to MAGESTTTRPLFGGAVSTAFPVRFQDVSNIREVPDHQEVLVDPARDESLIFELLDLKGEVEDGGSALWFLRDVANEQDAGDNLVVEHSGTIELAGLRSGEAPAVSGTAIGKLAVSKGRQGREAQNIVRLYLANIRLKNAATDVVITAYEPLLINPLSESAQAVAAGPAIPAEQAGCMPMSEVFRLAVMNFDVHDWNLFNGSG; encoded by the exons ATGGCCGGCGAGAGCACCACCACGCGCCCGCTCTTCGGCGGCGCCGTCTCCACCGCCTTCCCCGTCCGGTTCCAG GATGTGAGCAACATTCGCGAGGTCCCCGACCACCAG GAAGTTCTCGTCGACCCCGCCCGTGACGAGAGCCTCATCTTCGAGCTGCTCGACCTCAAGGGCGAGGTTGAGGACGGCGGCAGCGCGCTCTGGTTCCTGCGCGACGTCGCCAACGAGCAAGATGCGGGGGATAACTTG GTGGTCGAGCATTCTGGGACAATCGAGCTAGCTGGTCTGCGATCTGGGGAAGCACCTGCAGTGTCAGGAACTGCAATTGGCAAGCTG GCTGTTTCAAAAGGGAGGCAAGGCAGAGAAGCACAGAACATTGTTCGA CTTTACTTGGCAAACATACGTCTCAAGAATGCAGCAactgatgtagttatcaccgcatATGAGCCGCTCTTGATAAA TCCTTTGAGTGAAAGTGCCCAGGCAGTTGCAGCTGGACCAGCCATACCGGCAGAACAAGCAGGATGCATGCCAATGTCCGAGGTCTTCAGGCTTGCAGTGATGAACTTTGATGTCCATGATTGGAACCTTTTCAATGGCAGCGGCTGA
- the LOC123426906 gene encoding NAP1-related protein 1-like produces the protein MATAEQKGKRPRIEAEEGDRIDGALLHSIGKLQEIQDEIKRVNEEASDKVLEVVQKYNEVRRPVYTRRNEIIKEIPDFWLTVFLSHPMLGELLTEDDQKIFKHLVSIDVDEFQDIKSGYSIALTFSSNPYFEDKKLTKTCSFSDDGKITVKATSINWKDGMDIANGMAYTENGEKRLLIDDSFFTWFNDANNKRFSDGVLDEVADVIKEELWPNPLKYFNNEAEDEFEDDEDEEGFDEEDDDEDEEEEEDDVE, from the exons ATGGCGACGGCGGAGCAGAAGGGGAAGAGGCCGAGGATCGAGGCGGAGGAGGGCGACCGCATCGACGGCGCCCTACTGCACTCCATCGGGAAGCTCCAGGAGATCCAGGACGAGATCAAGAGG GTTAATGAGGAAGCCAGTGATAAAGTTTTGGAGGTGGTACAGAAGTACAATGAAGTTCGCAGGCCAGTTTATACTCGACGGAATGAAATTATCAAGGAAATTCCGGACTTCTGGTTGACTGTG TTTCTTAGCCATCCTATGCTTGGTGAACTTCTGACTGAAGATGATCAGAAG ATATTCAAACACTTGGTGTCTATTGATGTGGATGAGTTTCAAGATATTAAATCAGGCTACTCCATTGCTCTT ACATTCTCTTCTAATCCATATTTTGAAGATAAGAAGCTTACGAAAACATGTTCGTTCAGTGATGATGGAAAAATAACTGTAAAGGCCACCTCCATCAATTGGAAGGATGGAATG GATATTGCTAACGGAATGGCGTACACGGAGAATGGGGAGAAACGACTATTGATTGATGACAG TTTCTTCACTTGGTTCAATGATGCAAATAACAAAAGATTTTCTGATGGAGTGCTGGATGAG GTGGCAGATGTTATCAAGGAAGAATTGTGGCCTAATCCTTTGAAGTATTTTAACAAT GAGGCGGAAGATGAATTTGAAGATGACGAGGATGAAGAG GGATTTGACGAagaagacgatgatgaagatgaagaagaggaggaagacgatgtggAGTGA
- the LOC123426905 gene encoding glyceraldehyde-3-phosphate dehydrogenase A, chloroplastic, translating into MASPMLSTAMAPLQGGMLEFSGLRSSSSLPLRRNATSDDFMSAVSFRTYAVSTSGGSRKAPTEAKLKVAINGFGRIGRNFLRCWHGRGDSSPLEVIAINDTGGVKQASHLLKYDSTLGIFDADVKPVGDNAISVDGKVIKVVSDRNPSNLPWGEMGIDLVIEGTGVFVDRAGAGKHLEAGAKKVLITAPGKGDIPTYVCGVNADLYTHADTIISNASCTTNCLAPFVKVLDQKFGIIKGTMTTTHSYTGDQRLLDASHRDLRRARAAALNIVPTSTGAAKAVALVLPNLKGKLNGIALRVPTPNVSVVDLVVQVSKKTLAEEVNQAFRDAAANELKGILDVCDEPLVSVDFRCSDVSSTIDASLSMVMGDDMVKVIAWYDNEWGYSQRVVDLADIVANQWK; encoded by the exons ATGGCGTCGCCCATGCTCTCCACGGCCATGGCGCCACTCCAG GGGGGCATGCTGGAGTTCTCCGGGCTGAGGAGCTCGTCGTCGCTGCCGCTCCGGCGGAATGCCACCTCCGACGACTTCATGTCCGCCGTCTCCTTCAGGACATACGCG GTGAGCACGAGCGGCGGGTCGCGGAAGGCGCCGACGGAGGCGAAGCTCAAGGTGGCGATCAACGGGTTCGGGCGCATCGGGCGCAACTTCCTGCGGTGCTGGCACGGGCGCGGCGACAGCTCGCCGCTGGAGGTGATCGCCATCAACGACACCGGAGGCGTGAAGCAGGCGTCCCACCTCCTCAAGTACGACTCCACGCTGGGCATCTTCGACGCGGACGTCAAGCCCGTGGGCGACAACGCCATCTCCGTCGACGGCAAGGTGATCAAGGTCGTGTCCGACCGCAACCCCTCCAACCTGCCGTGGGGCGAGATGGGCATCGACCTCGTCATCGAGGGCACCGGCGTCTTCGTCGACCGCGCCGGCGCGGGCAAGCATCTCGAGGCCGGAGCCAAGAAGGTGCTCATCACCGCGCCCGGCAAGGGCGACATCCCCACCTACGTCTGCGGCGTCAACGCCGACCTCTACACCCACGCCGACACCATCATCAGCAACGCCTCATGCACCACCAACTGCCTCGCCCCCTTCGTCAAGGTCCTCGACCAAAAGTTCG GCATCATCAAGGGAACCATGACCACAACCCACTCGTACACCGGCGACCAGAGGCTGCTCGACGCGAGCCACCGCGACCTGCGCCGtgcccgcgccgccgccctcaACATAGTGCCGACCTCCACCGGCGCGGCCAAGGCCGTGGCGCTGGTGCTCCCCAACCTCAAGGGCAAGCTCAACGGGATCGCGCTCCGGGTGCCCACCCCCAACGTGTCCGTCGTCGACCTCGTGGTGCAGGTCTCCAAGAAGACCCTCGCCGAGGAGGTGAACCAGGCGTTCCGCGACGCCGCCGCCAACGAGCTCAAGGGCATCCTCGACGTCTGCGACGAGCCCCTCGTGTCCGTCGACTTCAGGTGCTCCGACGTCTCCTCCACCATCGACGCGTCGCTCAGCATGGTCATGGGAGACGACATGGTCAAGGTCATTGCATGGTACGACAACGAGTGGGGTTACTCCCAGAGGGTCGTCGACCTCGCCGACATCGTCGCCAACCAATGGAAGTGA